A region from the Drosophila mauritiana strain mau12 chromosome 2L, ASM438214v1, whole genome shotgun sequence genome encodes:
- the LOC117135268 gene encoding ATP-binding cassette sub-family G member 4, with the protein MATPREQFLFGSDNGVAGLGLGIEIGEVTSSRVYNSTTVPVGNSGGWRNAQSSVTPPPIPTPPQVNYTNGNAASKQPPLEPVVEEEVHFDTDALNNLPAREPVDMEFKELSLTVKLGFNRGSKEILHNVCGKFPGSQLIAIMGPSGAGKSTLLDALSGFKTTGVDGSILLNGRRRDLPSFRRMSCYITQDDRLQPLLTVNENMHIAADLKLGQTVSYEEKESRIEDILLLLGLYNHDQTLTMRLSGGQKKRLSIAMELINNPTVMFLDEPTTGLDSSSCTKVLELLKKLTSQGRTIICTIHQPTAKLFQIFDQVYVLSAGNCVYQGSTQKLVPFLHSVDLPCPMYHNPADYIIELACGEYGYDKVDTLKLATENGSCLTWFDNPSAVLRAEVLMRKYPIPKKTKSRSLEDTSYSNQCSVLLRRGFIKAKRDTTMTHLRLGVNIAVAALFGAMYDHTGREGSRVLDNYNLLFAILMHHSMTTMMLTVLTFPMDISILIKEHFNRWYSLKAYYTAMTLVDLPISIISCFFFTVIVYLWSYQPMEWIRFFMFFSISLLTVFVGHSFGLMIGAWFDVVNGTFLAPVLTIPMMMFAGFGVTLRDLPSYLRWGSHISYLRYGLEGFISAIYGLDRGTLACEEAPYCHYRYPKKFLEEITMRGDQFWNDVIALGVMILLFRFVSYVVLKAKIKSIR; encoded by the exons ATGGCGACACCGCGGGAGCAATTCTTGTTCGGCAGCGACAACGGAGTGGCCGGCCTCGGTCTGGGCATCGAGATCGGCGAGGTGACCTCCAGTCGCGTCTATAACAGCACCACAGTGCCAGTTGGCAACAGTGGCGGATGGCGGAATGCCCAGTCCAGTGTTACGCCACCACCCATACCCACACCGCCGCAGGTGAACTACACCAATGGGAATGCGGCCAGCAAGCAGCCGCCACTGGAACCTGTcgtggaggaggaggtgcACTTCGACACCGATGCCCTCAACAACCTGCCAGCCCGGGAGCCCGTGGACATGGAGTTCAAGGAGCTGTCCCTCACCGTCAAATTGGGCTTCAATCGAG GATCCAAGGAAATCTTGCACAATGTGTGCGGAAAGTTCCCCGGCAGCCAGCTGATCGCCATTATGGGACCTTCGGGTGCAGGAAAGTCCACTCTGCTGGATGCCCTGTCAGGTTTCAAGACGACCGGAGTGGATGGCTCCATCTTGCTCAATGGTCGGCGACGTGATTTGC CTTCCTTCCGTCGGATGTCCTGCTACATCACCCAGGATGATCGCCTGCAGCCGCTGCTGACGGTGAACGAGAACATGCATATAGCCGCCGATCTTAAGCTGGGTCAGACCGTCAGCTACGAGGAGAAGGAGAGCAGG ATCGAGGACATCCTGCTGCTTCTAGGTCTGTACAATCACGATCAGACCCTTACGATGCGCCTGTCCGGTGGTCAGAAGAAGAGGCTATCCATTGCCATGGAGTTGATCAATAATCCCACTGTGATGTTCCTGGACGAGCCCACGAC TGGCTTGGACAGTAGCTCGTGCACAAAGGTCCTGGAGCTGCTCAAGAAGTTGACCAGCCAAGGACGCACCATTATCTGCACCATCCACCAGCCCACGGCCAAGCTGTTCCAGATCTTCGATCAGGTCTACGTCCTGTCCGCTGGCAACTGCGTCTACCAGGGCAGCACCCAGAAATTGGTGCCGTTCCTGCACTCGGTGGATCTGCCCTGTCCCATGTACCACAATCCAGCGGATTACA TTATCGAGCTCGCATGCGGAGAATATGGATACGATAAAGTCGACACCCTTAAGCTCGCCACCGAGAACGGAAGCTGCCTGACTTGGTTCGATAATCCCAGTGCGGTGTTGCGCGCTGAGGTCTTGATGAGAAAGTATCCCATACCTAAGAAAACCAAAAGCCGATCCCTGGAGGACACCAGCTACTCAAACCAGTGCTCCGTGCTTTTGCGACGGGGTTTCATCAAAGCCAAACGAGACACGACCATGACGCACTTGAGGCTCGGAGTCAACATAGCAGTGGCCGCTCTGTTCGGAGCTATGTACGATCACACGGGACGTGAGGGATCACGAGTACTCGACAACTACAATCTGCTGTTTGCCATACTGATGCACCATTCCATGACCACGATGATGTTGACTGTTCTGACTT TCCCCATGGACATCTCCATATTGATCAAGGAGCACTTCAACCGCTGGTACTCGCTGAAAGCCTATTACACTGCCATGACACTCGTGGACCTGCCAATATCT ATCATAAGTTGTTTCTTCTTCACAGTCATCGTTTATCTTTGGAGTTATCAGCCGATGGAGTGGATCAGATTCTTTATGTTCTTCTCCATTAGTTTACTGACCGTCTTTGTGGGCCATAGTTTCGGTTTGATGATTGGTGCCTGGTTCGATGTGGTCAACGGAACGTTCTTGGCCCCAGTGCTAACGATTCCCATGATGATGTTCGCCGGCTTTGGAGTGACCCTGCGCGATCTGCCAAGCTACTTAAGGTGGGGCAGTCACATATCATACTTAAGATATGGACTTGAGGGCTTCATATCAGCCATTTATGGCTTGGATCGAGGTACCTTGGCCTGCGAGGAGGCGCCGTACTGCCATTACAG GTATCCAAAGAAATTCTTAGAGGAAATCACCATGAGGGGTGATCAGTTCTGGAACGATGTGATCGCGCTGGGAGTCATGATCCTTCTTTTCCGATTTGTGTCCTACGTGGTGCTGAAGGCCAAGATCAAGTCGATTCGATAG